A single genomic interval of Streptomyces graminofaciens harbors:
- a CDS encoding HpcH/HpaI aldolase/citrate lyase family protein has protein sequence MRHFGHIAPEERQRLFHREPVEFHADSPARVLAAALGATLYSPATRERLADDIVKQAGRGVVSMVLCLEDSIDDSEVEPAEENLVRQFADLAGRPDAELPLLFIRVRFPEQIPDLARRLGPAVRLLSGFVLPKFTEERGVAFLEALTMAEAASGRRLFAMPVLESPELMYRETRVEALQGIAHTVDKYRDRVLALRLGVTDFCSSYALRRAPDMTAYDVQIVASVIADVVNVLGRADGTGFTVTGPVWEYFRVQERMFKPQLRTSPFLANRELSLRESLIEHALDGLLREISLDQANGLLGKTCIHPSHVLPVHALSVVSHEEYGDAQDILRPERHGGGVLRSASRNKMNEVKPHRAWAERVLQRADVFGVAREDIGFVDLLAAGLPD, from the coding sequence ATGCGTCATTTCGGGCACATCGCCCCTGAGGAGCGCCAGCGTCTCTTCCATCGAGAGCCGGTCGAGTTCCACGCGGACTCCCCGGCCCGGGTGCTCGCCGCCGCCCTCGGCGCCACGCTGTACAGCCCCGCCACCCGGGAGCGGTTGGCCGACGACATCGTGAAGCAGGCCGGGCGTGGAGTGGTCTCCATGGTGCTGTGCCTGGAGGACTCGATCGACGACTCGGAGGTCGAGCCCGCCGAGGAGAACCTGGTCCGCCAGTTCGCCGACCTCGCCGGACGGCCCGACGCCGAGCTTCCGCTGCTCTTCATCCGGGTCCGCTTCCCCGAGCAGATTCCCGACCTCGCGCGGCGCCTCGGCCCCGCCGTCCGGCTGCTGTCCGGATTCGTACTGCCGAAGTTCACCGAGGAGCGGGGTGTCGCGTTCCTGGAGGCGCTCACCATGGCCGAGGCGGCGAGCGGACGGCGGCTCTTCGCCATGCCCGTACTGGAATCTCCCGAACTGATGTACAGGGAAACGCGCGTAGAAGCGCTCCAGGGCATCGCCCACACCGTCGACAAGTACCGCGACCGCGTGCTCGCGCTGCGCCTCGGCGTCACCGACTTCTGCTCCTCCTACGCCCTGCGCCGGGCGCCCGACATGACCGCGTACGACGTCCAGATCGTGGCCTCCGTGATCGCGGACGTGGTGAACGTGCTCGGGCGGGCCGACGGCACCGGGTTCACCGTCACCGGGCCGGTCTGGGAGTACTTCCGGGTCCAGGAGCGCATGTTCAAGCCGCAGCTGCGCACCAGCCCCTTCCTCGCCAACCGCGAGCTGTCCCTGCGCGAGTCGCTCATAGAGCACGCCCTGGACGGGCTGCTGCGGGAGATCTCCCTGGACCAGGCCAACGGCCTGCTCGGCAAGACCTGCATCCACCCCTCGCACGTTCTGCCGGTGCACGCGCTGTCCGTGGTCAGCCACGAGGAGTACGGCGACGCCCAGGACATCCTGCGGCCCGAGCGTCACGGCGGCGGGGTCCTGCGCTCCGCCTCCCGGAACAAGATGAACGAGGTCAAGCCGCACCGCGCCTGGGCGGAAAGGGTTCTGCAGCGAGCGGATGTCTTCGGCGTCGCCCGGGAGGACATTGGATTCGTGGACCTGTTGGCCGCGGGCCTGCCCGACTGA
- a CDS encoding HAD family hydrolase: protein MSVLVTSDLDRTLIYSSAALALTMPDARAPRLLTVEVHESRPLSYMTETSARLLSELGDLVVFVPTTTRTRKQYQRINLPGPAPKYAICANGGHLLVDGVTDGDWYAQVTGRLADECAPLDEVRAYLADTTDPSWVRKHRVAEDLFAYLVVERELVPEEWVKELAVWAENRGWTVSLQGRKIYAVPKPLTKSAAMREVARRTGAELTLAAGDSLLDADLLLAVDRAWRPGHGELADAGWVGPAVIGLPERGVAAGERILREFLRASRER from the coding sequence ATGTCGGTACTGGTGACGAGCGACCTCGACCGTACGCTCATCTACTCCTCGGCCGCCCTCGCGCTGACCATGCCGGACGCCCGGGCGCCCCGGCTGCTCACCGTGGAGGTGCACGAGAGCAGGCCGCTGTCGTACATGACGGAGACGTCCGCGCGGTTGCTCTCCGAGCTGGGGGACCTCGTGGTGTTCGTGCCGACCACCACCCGGACCCGCAAGCAGTACCAGCGGATCAATCTGCCGGGGCCGGCTCCGAAGTACGCGATCTGTGCCAACGGCGGGCATCTGCTCGTCGACGGCGTCACCGACGGCGACTGGTACGCCCAGGTGACGGGCCGGCTCGCGGACGAGTGCGCGCCGCTGGACGAGGTGCGGGCGTATCTGGCGGACACCACCGACCCGTCCTGGGTGCGCAAGCACCGGGTCGCCGAGGACCTCTTCGCCTATCTCGTCGTCGAGCGCGAGCTCGTGCCCGAGGAGTGGGTGAAGGAGCTGGCGGTGTGGGCCGAGAACCGGGGCTGGACCGTCTCGCTCCAGGGCCGCAAGATCTACGCGGTGCCGAAGCCGCTGACCAAGAGTGCGGCCATGCGCGAGGTCGCGCGCAGGACCGGGGCCGAGTTGACGTTGGCCGCGGGTGACTCTCTGCTGGATGCGGATCTGCTGCTCGCGGTGGATCGGGCCTGGCGGCCGGGGCACGGGGAGCTGGCGGACGCGGGGTGGGTCGGGCCCGCGGTCATCGGGCTTCCGGAGCGGGGTGTGGCGGCCGGGGAGCGGATTCTTCGGGAGTTCCTGCGGGCGTCGCGGGAACGGTGA
- a CDS encoding transglycosylase domain-containing protein, which yields MGSGHRASRRRAARPSLGARLSAGLGARLGPLKEGLAPHARRLRPQYPRPGRTDWRRWVPSWRQSLGAVGVSVGLGVVFLGVAYAATDIPDDLNTFATQQDNVYFWSDGTPMARTGWVRRQAMPLKDVPEDVRSAVLAAENASFYSDPGISVSGITRALVRTVGEGDTQGGSTITQQYVKNVYLNQDRTLGRKLTEAMIALKLDNNMSKDKILEGYLNTSWFGRGTYGIQRAAQAYYGKDVGELNASEAAFLASLLKGAGLYDPALSQANRDRAVVRWGWILDRMVDLGELSKSERAKYTKFPEPLKQANSYDTGKQSDYLLELAGQYAKKAANISAQEFDRGGYQIYTTFDKKRQTELTAAVTKARKDAKKDSAKKAKTTHFGASSVAADGRILAVYGGPDHRTQGYNESNATTVPAGSAFLPFVYAAALQYGISTDRDSGKTGVTPQTPYNGNDAVPVTTPEGPYWDRDGDKVFAHNDGNRSWGQISLHTALAESVNTPFMQLGMDAGLPTVRKTAQDSGFLASSFGAEVPALSVGSATPSAIRMASGYSTFAADGKHTEPYSVRKVTHNGSKVPMNTPKAKRAMSAEVADQVTDALEDAFTGDHPLAAPATARVAGKGGTTQDDKAAWYVGTAKYVSTAVVVYRIDLTKSLEPLKLDGIAGEPNAGLPYEIWSKAMSPLD from the coding sequence ATGGGTTCCGGCCATCGCGCGAGCCGCCGCCGCGCGGCCCGGCCGTCCCTCGGCGCACGGCTCTCCGCGGGCCTCGGCGCGCGTCTCGGACCGCTCAAGGAGGGGCTCGCCCCGCACGCCCGCCGCCTCAGACCGCAGTACCCGCGCCCGGGCCGCACCGACTGGCGTCGCTGGGTGCCCTCCTGGCGGCAGTCGCTGGGGGCCGTCGGTGTCTCCGTGGGCCTCGGCGTGGTGTTCCTGGGGGTGGCCTACGCCGCCACCGACATACCGGACGACCTCAACACCTTCGCCACCCAGCAGGACAACGTGTACTTCTGGTCCGACGGCACCCCCATGGCCCGTACGGGCTGGGTGCGGCGGCAGGCGATGCCGCTGAAGGACGTCCCCGAGGACGTGCGCTCGGCGGTCCTCGCGGCGGAGAACGCGAGTTTCTACTCCGACCCCGGCATCTCCGTCAGCGGCATCACCCGCGCCCTGGTCCGCACGGTCGGCGAGGGCGACACCCAGGGCGGCTCGACGATCACCCAGCAGTATGTGAAGAACGTCTACCTGAACCAGGACCGTACGCTCGGCCGCAAGCTCACCGAGGCCATGATCGCCCTCAAGCTCGACAACAACATGAGCAAGGACAAGATCCTGGAGGGCTACCTCAACACCAGCTGGTTCGGCCGCGGCACCTACGGCATCCAGCGGGCCGCCCAGGCCTACTACGGCAAGGACGTCGGCGAGCTGAACGCCAGCGAGGCCGCCTTCCTCGCCTCCCTCCTCAAGGGCGCGGGCCTCTACGACCCCGCCCTCAGCCAGGCCAACCGCGACCGGGCCGTGGTGCGGTGGGGGTGGATCCTGGACCGGATGGTGGACCTCGGCGAGCTGTCGAAGTCCGAGCGCGCCAAGTACACGAAGTTCCCCGAGCCGCTGAAGCAGGCGAACTCCTACGACACCGGTAAGCAGAGCGACTACCTGCTGGAACTCGCCGGTCAGTACGCCAAGAAGGCCGCGAACATCTCCGCCCAGGAGTTCGACCGGGGTGGCTACCAGATCTACACGACCTTCGACAAGAAACGGCAGACGGAGCTGACCGCCGCCGTCACCAAGGCGCGCAAGGATGCGAAGAAGGACTCCGCGAAGAAGGCGAAGACCACGCACTTCGGCGCCTCCTCGGTGGCCGCCGACGGCCGGATCCTCGCCGTCTACGGCGGCCCGGACCACCGCACCCAGGGCTACAACGAGTCGAACGCGACCACGGTCCCCGCGGGGTCGGCCTTCCTGCCGTTCGTCTACGCGGCCGCCCTGCAGTACGGCATCAGCACCGACCGCGACTCCGGGAAGACCGGCGTCACCCCGCAGACGCCCTACAACGGCAACGACGCCGTCCCGGTGACCACCCCGGAGGGGCCGTACTGGGACCGCGACGGCGACAAGGTCTTCGCGCACAACGACGGCAACAGGTCCTGGGGGCAGATCAGCCTGCACACCGCGCTCGCCGAGTCCGTGAACACCCCGTTCATGCAGCTCGGCATGGACGCGGGTCTGCCCACGGTCCGCAAGACCGCCCAGGACTCCGGATTCCTCGCCTCCAGCTTCGGGGCGGAGGTGCCCGCGCTGTCCGTGGGCAGCGCCACCCCCAGCGCGATCCGGATGGCCAGCGGCTACAGCACCTTCGCAGCGGACGGCAAGCACACCGAGCCGTACTCGGTGCGCAAGGTCACCCACAACGGCTCCAAGGTCCCGATGAACACCCCCAAGGCGAAACGCGCGATGAGCGCCGAGGTGGCCGACCAGGTCACCGACGCGCTGGAGGACGCCTTCACCGGCGACCACCCTCTCGCCGCCCCCGCCACGGCCCGGGTGGCCGGCAAGGGCGGCACCACGCAGGACGACAAGGCCGCCTGGTACGTCGGCACCGCGAAGTACGTGTCGACCGCGGTCGTCGTCTACCGCATCGACCTGACCAAGAGCCTGGAACCGTTGAAGCTCGACGGCATCGCCGGAGAGCCGAACGCGGGCCTGCCTTACGAGATCTGGTCCAAGGCCATGAGTCCGCTCGACTGA
- a CDS encoding DedA family protein yields MTAMAAASGAPQWINSLMDTLGAPGAGIAVALENLFPPIPSEVILPLAGFAASTGRMDLWAALLWTTAGSVIGALALYGVGALLGRDRTVALAAKLPLVKVADIERTEGWFLRHGTKAIFFGRMIPVFRSLISVPAGVERMPLPVFTALTTLGSVIWNTVFVLAGYFLGANWTEVTAIASTYSKIVLAAAALAVVMFTLTRFRRRAALQGARGCGVCGSAAWTRRATTKPQPANDSARHPLNGPEADLTVPATPAGTPEESAPRPPHPAPEAR; encoded by the coding sequence ATGACAGCGATGGCGGCGGCGAGCGGCGCACCCCAGTGGATCAACAGCCTGATGGACACCCTCGGGGCGCCCGGGGCCGGCATCGCCGTCGCGCTGGAGAACCTCTTCCCCCCGATCCCCAGTGAGGTCATTCTCCCCCTCGCGGGCTTCGCCGCCAGCACGGGCCGGATGGACCTCTGGGCCGCGCTGCTGTGGACCACCGCGGGCTCGGTGATCGGCGCCCTCGCGCTCTACGGCGTGGGCGCCCTCCTCGGCCGCGACCGCACGGTCGCCCTCGCCGCGAAGCTGCCGCTGGTCAAGGTCGCGGACATCGAGCGGACGGAGGGCTGGTTCCTGCGGCACGGCACCAAGGCGATCTTCTTCGGCCGGATGATCCCGGTCTTCCGCAGCCTGATCTCCGTACCGGCCGGCGTGGAACGCATGCCCCTGCCCGTGTTCACCGCGCTCACGACCCTGGGCAGCGTGATCTGGAACACGGTGTTCGTACTGGCGGGCTACTTCCTCGGCGCCAACTGGACCGAGGTGACGGCGATCGCCTCGACGTACTCGAAGATCGTCCTCGCCGCGGCGGCCCTGGCCGTGGTGATGTTCACCCTGACCCGCTTCCGGAGAAGGGCCGCCCTTCAAGGGGCGCGGGGCTGTGGCGTTTGCGGCTCCGCCGCGTGGACGCGACGAGCCACGACGAAGCCGCAGCCCGCGAACGACAGCGCCCGCCACCCCCTGAACGGCCCGGAAGCCGACCTCACCGTTCCCGCGACGCCCGCAGGAACTCCCGAAGAATCCGCTCCCCGGCCGCCACACCCCGCTCCGGAAGCCCGATGA
- a CDS encoding FmdB family zinc ribbon protein — MPRYEYRCRTCGDTFELSRPMAESSAPADCPAGHADTVKLLSTVAVGGTASASAPAPRAGGGGGGGCCGGGCCG, encoded by the coding sequence ATGCCTCGCTACGAGTACCGCTGCCGCACCTGCGGCGACACGTTCGAACTGAGCCGCCCGATGGCCGAGTCCTCCGCCCCCGCGGACTGCCCGGCCGGCCACGCCGACACGGTCAAACTGCTGTCGACCGTGGCTGTGGGCGGTACGGCCTCCGCGTCCGCACCGGCCCCCCGCGCGGGCGGCGGTGGTGGAGGCGGCTGCTGCGGCGGGGGTTGCTGCGGTTGA
- a CDS encoding amidase domain-containing protein, with the protein MRSRMLSRCCATTAAVVLSTVLLPVAGAHATASTPKVTKATKDAFGRVADNVITDRTAVLIDGAKAARTSLKPTGGVKLSAAQKSAEDTKLKALRATKSRLAGLGEAYTSADTKVAVDSTAVKGTKATVKVTEATTLKYKKIRGDEPTSTGFEAHHVLTFTASNGAWQLTAMRSTDGGAPRINDPVAPAANAKPSRTPMAVIDAPKAATTWPAPANAKTLNGGKYNYQAMATYTEKYWKNYNTAYRKYNSLGGDCTNYLSQGLLAGGWQQISKVTPEEYDTWYYASNGNADAWTGVNEWSWFTQTAKRTTPLANVYQLDVGDVMQMDFNRDGEKDHSMMTTYRSSSGVPYLTYHDADTYRRSVASLIASYPTANYYAYRT; encoded by the coding sequence GTGAGATCAAGGATGTTGAGCCGCTGCTGCGCCACGACGGCAGCGGTCGTTCTCTCCACCGTCCTGCTGCCCGTGGCCGGCGCCCATGCCACCGCGTCGACGCCCAAGGTCACCAAGGCCACCAAGGACGCCTTCGGCCGCGTCGCGGACAACGTGATCACCGACCGCACCGCCGTCCTGATCGACGGCGCCAAGGCGGCCCGCACGTCGCTCAAGCCGACCGGCGGCGTGAAGCTGTCCGCCGCGCAGAAGAGCGCCGAGGACACCAAGCTGAAGGCCCTGCGCGCCACGAAGTCCCGCCTCGCGGGCCTCGGGGAGGCCTACACGTCGGCCGACACGAAGGTCGCCGTGGACAGCACCGCGGTCAAGGGGACGAAGGCCACGGTCAAGGTCACCGAGGCCACGACCTTGAAGTACAAGAAGATACGCGGCGACGAGCCCACCTCCACGGGCTTCGAGGCGCACCACGTACTGACCTTCACCGCGTCGAACGGCGCCTGGCAGCTGACCGCCATGCGCTCGACGGACGGCGGCGCCCCCCGGATCAACGATCCCGTGGCCCCGGCGGCGAACGCCAAGCCGAGCCGTACGCCGATGGCCGTCATCGACGCGCCCAAGGCCGCCACCACCTGGCCCGCCCCCGCCAACGCGAAGACGCTCAACGGCGGGAAGTACAACTACCAGGCGATGGCCACGTACACCGAGAAGTACTGGAAGAACTACAACACGGCGTACCGCAAGTACAACTCGCTCGGCGGCGACTGCACCAACTACCTCAGCCAGGGCCTCCTCGCGGGTGGCTGGCAGCAGATCTCCAAGGTCACGCCCGAGGAGTACGACACCTGGTACTACGCGTCGAACGGCAACGCCGACGCCTGGACCGGGGTCAACGAGTGGTCCTGGTTCACCCAGACCGCCAAGCGGACCACCCCGCTCGCGAACGTCTACCAGCTGGACGTCGGTGACGTCATGCAGATGGACTTCAACCGGGACGGGGAGAAGGACCACTCCATGATGACGACGTACCGCAGCTCCAGCGGTGTGCCGTATCTGACCTACCACGACGCGGACACCTACCGCCGGTCGGTGGCGAGCCTCATCGCGTCCTACCCGACGGCGAACTACTACGCGTACCGCACCTGA
- a CDS encoding DUF4383 domain-containing protein: MATHATHTLRPTKGRHAGPRRRIRIDEHLPVDHRLSRVYRFGAGLMGLFLVVFGILGLIDKVGWFDTRGDEVVGLNTNGTLSVLSICVGLLLLVGMVIGGNFASTVNMVLGIAFILSGFGNLALLDTDSNFLAFRIENVLFSFVVGILLMTFGMYGRVGTALPHDNPYWRARHPQESEREMGRKARVGMAKLERADALPGEEDAGPRSGT, translated from the coding sequence ATGGCCACGCACGCCACGCACACACTGCGTCCGACGAAGGGTCGGCACGCGGGGCCCCGGCGGCGCATCAGGATCGACGAGCACCTTCCCGTCGACCACCGACTCAGCAGGGTCTACCGGTTCGGGGCGGGCCTGATGGGTCTGTTCCTGGTCGTCTTCGGCATCCTGGGCCTCATCGACAAGGTCGGCTGGTTCGACACCCGCGGCGACGAGGTCGTGGGCCTGAACACCAACGGCACGCTGAGCGTCCTGTCGATCTGTGTGGGGCTGCTGCTGCTCGTGGGCATGGTGATCGGCGGCAACTTCGCCTCGACGGTGAACATGGTCCTGGGCATCGCCTTCATCCTCAGCGGCTTCGGCAACCTGGCCCTGCTGGACACCGACTCGAACTTCCTCGCGTTCCGCATCGAGAACGTCCTGTTCAGCTTTGTCGTCGGCATCCTGCTGATGACGTTCGGGATGTACGGCAGGGTCGGCACGGCGCTGCCGCACGACAATCCGTACTGGCGGGCCCGCCATCCACAGGAGTCGGAACGCGAGATGGGGCGCAAGGCCCGGGTGGGGATGGCGAAACTGGAGCGGGCCGACGCCCTCCCCGGTGAGGAGGACGCCGGCCCGAGGTCCGGAACCTGA
- a CDS encoding phosphoribosyltransferase translates to MNNAANDSIWSGTWVAERLGVELVGDDRLGDLLGLALRRNPKRAHLLVSNVLGKHVPQSPAVVYGHGFALGRQVRELLGAAGTRTAVVLGYAETATGLGHAVADGLGETPYLHSTRRPVEGVSQAGGFEESHSHATSHLLLPEDPALLAGRGPLVLVDDEFSTGNTVLNTIRALHERYPRQRYVVVALVDMRSAADQGRLAEFAHEIGARVALVAAVKGTVRLPEGVLEKGQALVAEYEGAAPSVEPGSASDVTRVELGWPAGVPDGGRHGFTPAHRSRLEAELPAMAARLAEALPRGARRVLVLGFEELMYAPLVLARELERLVEGMEIRFSTTTRSPVLAVDDPGYAIRSRIVFPAHDEPADGPGERYAYNVAGGGFDAVVAVVDSAADSAELQADDGLLAVLAAHTPSVLLAVVPSYAPPYVPPVRHRRDAASRPGAAAAEDKKPISHLPERPSMLPDPLRGPGFSSYAPDEVGWLLQDLSDVTLEAPTEEREEAIQSGGAHYAESLPVEYQPSEQYQALFRSALEDSAERIAVAVGVVTESVLAERSPRPVLVSLARAGTPVGVLMRRWAQHRHGIELPHYAVSIVRGRGIDANALRWLAAHHDPADVVFVDGWTGKGAITRELVAAVEEFEASDGITGFDPEIAVLADPGSCVRTYGTREDFLIPSACLNSTVSGLISRTVLRSDLVGPNDFHGAKFYRELAEVDVSVDFLDAIAARFDAVGDVVDARTKELLAADRTPTWEGWAAVERISEEYGIHDVNLVKPGVGETTRVLLRRVPWKILARAGAGADLDHVRLLAEQRGVPVEEVAELPYTCVGLIHPQYTRGATGADGKAVTV, encoded by the coding sequence ATGAATAACGCAGCGAACGACTCGATCTGGTCCGGGACCTGGGTCGCCGAGCGACTCGGGGTCGAACTGGTAGGCGACGATCGGCTGGGCGACCTGCTGGGGCTGGCGCTGCGGCGCAACCCCAAGCGGGCCCATCTGCTGGTGTCGAACGTGCTCGGCAAGCATGTGCCGCAGTCGCCGGCCGTCGTGTACGGGCACGGGTTCGCGCTCGGCCGGCAGGTGCGGGAGCTGCTGGGGGCCGCCGGGACACGCACGGCGGTGGTCCTCGGGTACGCGGAGACGGCGACCGGGCTCGGGCACGCCGTCGCGGACGGGCTGGGCGAGACGCCCTACCTCCACTCCACCCGGCGGCCGGTCGAGGGCGTGTCCCAGGCCGGCGGCTTCGAGGAGTCCCACTCCCACGCGACCTCCCATCTGCTGCTGCCGGAGGACCCCGCGCTGCTCGCGGGGCGGGGTCCGCTGGTGCTGGTCGACGACGAGTTCTCCACCGGGAACACGGTCCTGAACACGATTCGCGCGCTGCACGAGCGGTATCCGCGGCAGCGGTACGTCGTCGTGGCGCTGGTCGACATGAGGTCGGCGGCGGATCAGGGGCGGCTGGCGGAGTTCGCGCACGAGATCGGGGCGCGGGTGGCTCTGGTGGCCGCGGTGAAGGGGACCGTACGGCTGCCGGAAGGGGTGCTGGAGAAAGGGCAGGCACTGGTCGCCGAGTACGAGGGTGCCGCGCCGTCCGTGGAGCCGGGCTCCGCTTCGGATGTCACCCGGGTCGAGCTGGGCTGGCCGGCCGGGGTGCCCGACGGGGGGCGGCACGGGTTCACGCCCGCGCATCGCTCGCGGCTGGAGGCCGAGCTGCCCGCGATGGCCGCGCGGCTCGCGGAGGCGCTGCCGCGTGGGGCCCGGCGGGTGCTGGTGCTCGGCTTCGAGGAGCTGATGTACGCGCCGCTGGTCCTAGCGCGCGAGCTGGAGCGGCTGGTGGAGGGCATGGAGATACGGTTCTCCACCACCACGCGGTCGCCGGTCCTCGCGGTCGACGACCCCGGCTACGCGATACGCAGCCGAATCGTCTTCCCGGCGCATGACGAGCCTGCGGACGGGCCGGGGGAGCGGTACGCGTACAACGTGGCCGGCGGTGGGTTCGACGCGGTGGTCGCGGTCGTCGACTCGGCCGCGGACTCGGCCGAGCTACAGGCGGACGACGGACTGCTGGCGGTCCTCGCCGCGCACACGCCGAGCGTGCTGCTGGCCGTGGTGCCTTCGTATGCGCCGCCGTATGTGCCGCCGGTTCGGCACCGCCGGGATGCGGCGTCCCGGCCGGGCGCCGCCGCGGCGGAAGACAAGAAGCCGATCTCACACCTCCCCGAAAGGCCCTCCATGCTGCCCGACCCCCTCCGAGGCCCCGGCTTCTCCTCCTACGCGCCCGACGAGGTCGGCTGGCTGCTCCAGGACCTCTCGGACGTGACGCTGGAGGCGCCGACCGAGGAGCGGGAGGAGGCCATCCAGAGCGGTGGCGCGCACTACGCCGAGTCCCTGCCCGTCGAGTACCAGCCGAGCGAGCAGTACCAGGCCCTCTTCCGCAGCGCGCTGGAGGACTCCGCCGAGCGGATCGCGGTGGCCGTGGGCGTCGTGACCGAGTCCGTGCTGGCCGAGCGGTCGCCGCGGCCCGTGCTCGTGTCGCTCGCCCGCGCCGGGACCCCCGTGGGCGTGTTGATGCGGCGCTGGGCGCAACACCGGCACGGCATCGAGCTGCCGCACTACGCCGTGTCGATCGTGCGCGGACGCGGAATCGACGCCAACGCCCTCCGCTGGCTGGCCGCGCACCACGACCCCGCGGATGTCGTCTTCGTCGACGGCTGGACCGGCAAGGGCGCGATCACCCGTGAACTCGTCGCGGCGGTGGAGGAGTTCGAGGCGTCCGACGGCATCACCGGCTTCGACCCGGAGATCGCCGTACTCGCCGACCCGGGCTCCTGCGTCCGTACCTACGGCACCCGCGAGGACTTCCTCATCCCCTCCGCCTGCCTCAACTCGACCGTCTCCGGGCTGATCTCGCGGACCGTGCTGCGTTCCGACCTGGTCGGGCCGAACGACTTCCACGGGGCGAAGTTCTACCGCGAACTCGCCGAGGTGGATGTGTCGGTGGACTTCCTCGACGCCATAGCCGCCCGGTTCGACGCGGTCGGCGATGTCGTCGACGCCCGCACCAAGGAGCTGCTCGCCGCCGACCGCACCCCGACCTGGGAGGGCTGGGCGGCCGTCGAGCGCATCAGCGAGGAGTACGGGATTCACGACGTCAACCTGGTCAAGCCGGGTGTCGGCGAGACCACGCGCGTACTGCTGCGCCGGGTACCGTGGAAGATCCTCGCGCGGGCCGGGGCGGGCGCGGACCTCGACCATGTACGCCTGCTCGCCGAACAGAGAGGGGTACCGGTGGAAGAGGTGGCCGAACTGCCGTACACATGCGTGGGGTTGATCCACCCGCAGTACACGCGGGGCGCGACCGGCGCCGACGGCAAGGCGGTGACGGTCTGA
- a CDS encoding DUF4097 family beta strand repeat-containing protein — MARTAHAPRTAHSTGTRRIALAGLAVAVLASVAACGADAKEDKDPEHRSFALQGRTLTVDSDDSALELVPADVDEVEVTRWFEGRIVVGGDPRVTWEMKDDRLTLRMKCSGFVADCSARHRIEVPRGVAVVVEDGDGSVTAKGFQEALKIRTADGSVRVSDSSGPLELHTGDGSVRAIGIGSRSVRADTQDGSVKLELDVVPDLVEAGSHDGSIDIGLPRDASYKVDTRADDGSVRVSVPRDEDSSHVVTAHTRDGSVELRTMG; from the coding sequence ATGGCACGTACGGCACACGCACCACGTACGGCACACAGCACGGGGACCCGGAGGATCGCTCTCGCCGGTCTCGCCGTGGCCGTCCTGGCCTCCGTCGCCGCGTGCGGCGCCGACGCGAAGGAGGACAAGGATCCCGAGCACCGGAGCTTCGCCCTCCAGGGCCGTACGCTCACCGTCGACTCGGACGACTCCGCGCTGGAGCTGGTCCCGGCGGACGTCGACGAGGTCGAGGTGACCCGGTGGTTCGAGGGGCGGATCGTGGTCGGCGGTGATCCCCGGGTGACGTGGGAGATGAAGGACGACCGGCTGACGCTGCGGATGAAGTGCTCGGGGTTCGTCGCCGACTGCTCGGCCAGGCACCGGATCGAGGTGCCGCGCGGGGTCGCAGTCGTCGTCGAGGACGGCGACGGAAGCGTGACCGCGAAGGGGTTCCAGGAGGCGTTGAAGATCCGGACGGCGGACGGTTCCGTGCGGGTCAGCGACTCCTCCGGGCCGCTGGAGCTGCACACCGGGGACGGCTCGGTGCGGGCGATCGGCATCGGCTCGCGGTCCGTCAGGGCCGACACCCAGGACGGATCGGTGAAGCTCGAACTCGACGTCGTACCGGACCTGGTGGAGGCCGGCAGCCACGACGGGTCGATCGACATCGGGCTGCCGCGCGACGCCTCGTACAAGGTGGACACCAGGGCCGACGACGGGTCCGTGCGCGTGTCCGTGCCCCGTGACGAGGACAGCTCGCACGTGGTGACCGCGCACACCCGGGACGGCTCGGTCGAGCTGCGGACCATGGGCTGA